In Halogranum gelatinilyticum, the DNA window AGCCGTGGTGGCACTCGGGGCAGATGTCGCCCGCCCGCATCGACGACTTGTCGGCCAGACGCGTCATCCCACACTCGGGACAGTAGTATTCGGTCGGGACCTCGCTGGCCTCCTCGCGCGTCAGCGTCTCCGCGCTGGTGATGCCACCCGGGGACCCCGACCCCGAGCCGTTCGACGGCTCCGTGTCGGCGGCGTCGGCGGCGTTGCCGATGAACTCTGCGTCGTAGCCCTCTTCGACGGCCTCGGTGTCGTCGAGTTCAGGGGCGAGCTTGTTGCCGAAGTCGACGTCGACGTCCTCCTCGTCCTCGTCGCTCCCGCCGACCTCGGCGGCGAAGCCCTCGTCCTCGCCCTGCTGGTCCGGCCACGGCGTGTGTTCGGATTCCTGCTCGGTCGCTTCAGTGTCGGTCTCGTCTTCGGCTTCCGCGCCGCCTTCGACCTCTTCGAGCGTCGGCATCCGCTCCTCGTCGCCGCGGCCGACGTCGCTCGAGTCGGGCCACTCGCCGGGCTGTCGCTCCGCTGGCTCCTCCTCGGTGTCGTCGTCGAGGATGACGCCGTCGTCCTCCTCCGCGCTCTGCGGCGGCTCGAACTCCTCGGCTGCCTCCGGCTCGTCGTCGACGCGCGGATGCGTCGGCTCGTCGTCCGCCGCGTCGGCGGTGACAGCGTCGTCCACCGCACCGTCGCTCTCGGCGTCGATCACTTCGCCACCGTCGTCGGCTGCGGTGACGGCGTCGGTCGTGACGGAGCCGTCGGGCGTGTCGGCTGCGACCGACCCCTCTACTGGGTCGGCCGTGGCCGCTCCGCCGACCTCGTCGGCTGCGGTCTCCTCTGTCGTGTCGTCGGTCGCGTCCTCGCCCGCGATGGCCTCCGGAATGGAGGTCACCTCCTTGTTCTCGCTGACGACCTGTGTCTCGCCGCAGCGTGCACACGTCTTGACCGTCCGGAACGTGACGACCATCTCCTCGCCGTTCTCCTCCCGCTCACGCTCGGTCTCGGGTTCACCGAAATCGTGTCCGAGTAAGCACCTGAGTCCCATTGCACGCACATTCCGCCGTCCGAGACTAAAACCTACCCCCTCCGCGTCTGCCGGGCGTCTGACGCCGTCTCCGGGGAATCGGTGGGACCGCCGGTAAGCGTAAAACCGCCGCGCTCGTTGGTGAGGGTATGAGAGCCAAGCGGGAGTATCGAGACCGCGACGACGTCGAGGTCGCGGTCCTCGATGCACTCGTCGACCGAGCGGACGAGGGCATGACCGTCTTCGAGCTCCGCGCGGCCGTCGACGCCGACATCGACACCATCGAGCAGGCGCTCGGTGACCTCAAGACAGACAGTCTCATCAGCGTCGAAGGGGCGAGCCAGCGCGTCCGCATCTATCCCGACGACCGGGTCGTCCCCGACCCCGAGGACCTCGTCGACGACGACGGGAGCTTCCTCGACGCCGTCCGCCAGCGGCTCGGTCTCTGACTCGACGGCTACTGGACCCGCCGCGGCGTCGTCGATGCCTGCAGGTTTTAGGTGTCGCTCGCGTACGGCCAGCCAATGACTGCGATCGGCGACTTCCACGCGGACCACGGCGCGACGTTCGAGGAACGCGGCGGACGAGAGATCGTCCGCGACTACGGCCGCCCGGCAGTCGCGCACAAGGCTGTCCGCAACGGCGTCGGTACCATCGAGATGGGCTATGGCGTCGTCCTCGTCGAGGGCGACGACCGCGTCGAGTTCGTCGACAACGCGGTGACCAACCGCGTCCCCGACGAGGACGGCCGGGGCTGCTACGCGCTCCTCCTCGACCCGCAGGGCCGCACCGAGACGGATCTGTACGTCTACAACGCCGGTGAGCGACTCCTCCTCTTTACGCCCCCGGCACAGGCCGAACCGCTCGTCGACGACTGGCGCGAGAAGGTGTTCATCCAGGACGTCGAGATCCGCGACGCCACCGAGGACTTCGCGGTCTTCGGCGTCCACGGTCCCCAGTCGACCGAGAAGGTCGCGAGCGTCCTCAACCACGCGGGGGCACCCGAGCCGCATCTCTCCTTCGTCCGCGGCTCCATCGCCGACGTCGGCGTCACCGTCGTCGCGAGCGACGCGCTCGTCGGCGAGGAGGGCTACGAGATCATCTGCGCAGCTGACGAGGCCGCAGACCTCTTCGACGCGCTCTTGACCTACGGCAACGCCTCGGCTCCCTTCGGCTACGCGACCTGGGAGTCGCTGACGCTCGAAGCCGGGACGCCGCTGTTCGAGACGGAGCTGTCGGGGCGGCTGCCGAACGTCCTCGGACTCCGGAACGCCCTCGACTTCGAGAAGGGCTGTTACGTCGGCCAGGAGGTCGTCTCCAAGGTCGAGAACCGCGGCCAGCCGAGCCAACGACTCGTCGGTCTCACGGCCGAGGAACTGCCCGCGGCCGGAGCGGCCGTCTTCTCCGGCGACGAACACGTCGGCGACGTGACGCGGGCGGTCGAGAGTCCGTCACTCGGCGAGCCAGCCGCGTTCGCGCTCGTCGACTTCGGTCTCGACGCCGCAGCCGACCTGACGGTCCGGGTCGACGGCGACGAGCGTGCCGCCGACCGCGTCGAGCTGCCGTTCGTCGAGGGGAGCGACCGCTCGGACCGGCTACCAGCCTACCGCTGAGAACTGCGTCGTGAAGGCGTCTCGCCGTCCGTCTCGGGCTGCCCGGCGTGCCCGACGGACGGCTGTCGTCCGCACGCTGTCGGTTCAGTCGTCCGCGTAGGTTCAGTCGTCCGCGTAGTCGAGACAGATGTCGACGAGTTCGACGACATCGGTCATGGCGTCCATCTCGATGCCGAACCCGAAGCCAGTCGTCTCGCCGGTCGGGACGTGGAGGGCTGCACCGCCTTCGAACAGCCGGATCGTCGCACGGAGTTCGCCGAAGTCGTAGAGGAGGTTCTCCTGGTGCTCACTGGAGATGTGCTCCAGATACATGTCGTGGGCGATGTCGCTGAGTTTCTCCTGGGGATACCGTGTCGCGAAGTTCTCACTGATATACAGCACTTCGTACTCGTCGGCGTCGTACCGGCCGACACCCAACAGTGACTTGCCTGCGGTTGCCCGGAGCCGCTCGACCATCTCGTCGTAGTCGGTCATATGGAGGCGTACGGGAACGCCTACTATATTTATGGTGGGACGGGGACACCGTCGAGCCGCGTCTGTTCTTCGTGGGCCGAGAGGACGTACTCGAAGTAGGGTGTCATCGTCGCCGTCGCCTGTTCCCAGTGGGTCGCCGTGTGCATATCGTGTAGTTCGACGCCGAGGGCGTAGCGGGTCGCTTCGGGACCGAAACCGGACTCGCCGTCGCTCGGCTTGTCGGGATAGGAGGGCTGACAGAGTGCCGCACGGAGTTCGTAGGTCTGTGCGGCCATCATCGGCGTCCAGTAGTCACCGCCGACCTTGTGCCGTCGCCAGGCTTCGGTGCTCTTGGAGGCGTAGCGGCGGTCGATGTCGAACGCCTCGGCCCGCTCGGCGAACGCCGACTCGACGGGACACCAGTCGGCCGTGTCCAGTGCCGCGGTTCTGAGGCTGCCGTCCTCGTCGGTGTACTCGGCCTCGATGGCGTCTTTGGCCCACAGTGCGTCGACGTAGGCGACCGCTCCTCTCCGGGCGGTCTCGTCGTCGAGGTGAGCGAACTGCCTGCGGTCGACTTCGAAGAAGGCGTCGACTGCCCGCTCGTACTCACGGTTGTCGTGGGCACGGAACCCCGCACAGAGCTGCGTAGCCATGTACTCGGCCGCTTCGGTAAAGCGGCGACGACTCCACTCGCCGGTCATCGACTGTTGATGAGAGGGTGAGCAAGATAATCTTAGCGGTAGACGCGATGCAAATTGATTCCCAACCGACACGTCCGGGGGCGGGTCAGGAACGGGACAGCAACGCCCGGAGCTGCTCGCGCGAGAAGAACGACGACGGCCGGTCCATGTGGACGCCGATCTCTCCCGAGAGGGCACGCAGCCCGGCGCGCTGGACGGGTTCGGGCAGCGAGTACGCCCGCCGGATCAGGTGGCCGAGACGGATCTCCCGCGAGAGTTCCGAGCGCCACGCCCGCTCGTAGTCGGCGAGCGTCCGCGGGCGGTCGGGGTCGACGGCGTCGACGGCGCGGTCGGCAGCGGTCATCCCGTACAGGATGCCGCCGCCGGTGAAGGGCTTGGTCTGTGCGGCGGCGTCGCCGAGGAGGAAGACCCGCCGGGTCGTCACCGACGCGGGCGGGCCGATGGGGATGGCACCCGAACAGAAGTGGTCGGTCTCGACGTCGTACGCTGCGGTCAGTTCGTCGAACAGTTCGTTGACCTCCTTGCCCGGCGGCGCGGCGAGACCGTACTCGACACCCGCGTCGCCACGGGGGATACGCCACGCGAAGAAGCGCGGAGCCGTGAGGTGGACGTCGACGTAGTCGCCGAAGTCCGACTCGTCGGTGAACGCGAGGACGCCGTGGAGCTTCTCGGCCGGTTCCGGCAGCCCGACCTCACGGCGGACCCGCGAGATGGGGCCGTCGCTCCCGGCGACCATCTTCGCTTCGAATTCTTGTGTCTCGCCGCCGACGCTCGCCGTCACGGTGACGCTGTGTGACTGCTCTTCGACACCGGTGACGGTGTGGCCTTCGCGGACGTCGGAACCCGCGTCGCGGGCCGCGTCGGCGAGGGTTCGGTCCAACTCGACGCGGTCGATGACGTTCGAGATCTCCTCGGACCTGTAGAAGCGGTGGGCGTCGCTCTCGGGCCCGCCGACGTGGAAGTTCGCCCCGTAGACGCGGTTCTGGAGGAGGCGGTTCTTCGCATCGTCGGGGACGAAGTCCCAGATGTCGGTGCTGACGTGGCCGGAGCAGGCCAGTGGCGTCCCAACCTCGCCCTTCTCCAAGGCGAGGACGTCGTATCCGGCCTCGGCGGCGCGGCGGGCGAAGCGTGCGCCAGCGGGACCAACGCCGACCACGACGAAGTCGTACATACCGACCTCTGGTGGCCGCCGAGGCAAATACCTTCCCGGTTCGCCCGAACGGACGGTCCGAGGGTTCAAACGCGAGGACGGGACCACCGAGGGTATGGCCTGACGCTGACCGCGACGTGCCCCGCGGGAGTACGGCACTCCATGTCGCGGCGACCTTCCGTGCCGTCTGTTCGCTCTGTTCGCCCGTTTCGACGCTCACTCGGCTCTCACTCGACGGCAGCCAACGCTCTGACCGTCGACGTCTCGAACGACTCCGGCCAGTCGACGGCGAGCCGTCGCCACGAGTCGCCCGAATCGGCCGAGTGGAACAGCCCTCGGTTGTTGGCGGCGTAGCACTCACCACCGTCGCCGGCGACGAGCACCGCGCGAGTCACGCCTTCACCCATCGGCAGCCCACGGCCGTCGAGCCGTTCCCAGCCTTCCCCCTCGCGCTTCCGGTAGACGTAGGTGTCCGCTCGCGAGGCGGTGTGTGCCGAGTAGGCACCCGACGCCGACGAGACGAGCACGGTTTCGGGGTTGACGAGGGCGACGCTCCAGCAGTAGCGGTGGCGCAACCCCTCTTGTGGATAGTCCCACGTCTCGCCGCCGTCCGTCGTCTCCGCGTAGCCGTCGCCAGCGGCCGTCCACGCCCGCCCCGGAGCATCGGGATGCGTCGCCATGCTGTGTGTGTCGATGCGCGCGGCGTCGACGCGGTCCTCCCACGTCTCGCCCCGGTCGTGGGTCTGGACGAGCGCGCCGGCCTCGATGGCGACGTAGAGATGTGCCGGGTCGGCGGGGTCGACCTCCAGCCAGCGGACGTGGTGCGTCTCCGGCCGTGGCGGGAACGCCCAGTTCTTCGAGGAGGAGAGGTCGGTCAGCCCCGATTTTTCGGTCCACGTTTCCCCGCCGTCCGTGGAGCGGTAGACCGCGCTCGGTTCCGTGCCGGCCCACAGTTCGTCAGGGTCGTCAGGGTTCACGGCGAGGGCAGTGACCGCATCGCTGTCGACGACACGCTCGCCGACACCGTCCCACGTCTCGCCGCCGTCGACACTGCGGAGAATCCCCGAGCCGAACGTCCCACAGAGCAGTCGTTCGGGGCGGTCGGGATGGACAGCGAGACACTCCAGTTCGTGTTCGGCGAGGCGTGTCGTTGTCTGCCAGTCCTCGGGACCGCCGCTGGCGACGAGGAGGGTATCACGCATTGCCACGTAGAGTGTTACCATGGCTAACGATAAGGCGAGACTGCGTGAAAAGCCACCGGCGAGGCGGTTCAGTCGTCGTCGCTGATCGGCTTGGCGGGTTTCCGACGGTCCGAGCGCGGCCCCTCCTTGTCGATGTCGGGGAGCATATCGCGCAGATAGCGGCCGGTGTGGCTCTCGTCGGTGCGGGCGACCTCCTCGGGTGTGCCCATCGCGACGACTTCGCCGCCGTTCTCGCCGCCCTCGGGACCGAGGTCGACGACGTTGTCCGCGTTCTTCACGAGGTCGAGTTCGTGCTCGACGACGACGATGGTGTTGCCGTTGTCCGTCAGCCGCTGGAGGACGTCGATGAGCTTGCGCTCGTCCTCCTTGTGGAGGCCGGTCGTCGGCTCGTCGAGGAGATAGAGCGTCTCGCCGGTCTGTCGCTTTCCGAGTTCCTCGGAGAGCTTGATGCGCTGAGCCTCACCACCCGATAGGGTGGTCGACGGCTGGCCGAGCGACATATAGCCGAGACCGACGTCCTTCAGCAGTTTGAGGCGACGGCGGATCTGGGAGTTGGCCTCGAAGAACTCGTAGGCCTCGTCGACTTCCATATCCAGCACGTCGGCGATGGTCGCGCCCTTGTAGGTGACGTCGAGCGTCTCGTCGTTGTAGCGCGCGCCGCCACACTCCTCACACGGGACGTAGACGTCCGAGAGGAAGTTCATCTCGATCTTCACAGTCCCTTGCCCGCCACACTCCTCACAGCGGCCGCCCTTGACGTTGAACGAGAAGCGGCCCTTCTCGTAGCCGCGTTGTTTGGCGAGCTTCGTCTCGGCGAACATCTCGCGGATGTGGTCGAAGACGCCGGTGTAGGTCGCCGGGTTCGACCGGGGCGTCCGGCCGATGGGCGACTGGTCGATGAGCCGGACCGTCTCGATTCCCTCCAGCCCCTCGATGGCGTCGTGCTCGCCGGGGTCGACGCTCGTGTTGTTGTTCATCTTCCGGGCGAGGCCCTTGTAGAGGATGTCGTGCATCAGCGTCGACTTCCCCGAGCCGGAGACGCCGGTGATGGCCGTGAACTGGCCGATGGGGATGGGCACGTCGAGGTCCTTCAGATTGTGCTGGCGTGCGCCCTCGATGACGAGTTCACTGTCCGACTCGCGGCGCTCCTCGGGGACGGGAATTTTCCTGCGACCCGAGAGATAGTCGCCGGTGATGGAGTTCTCCGCGGCACAGATATCGTCGAAGTCACCCTGCGCGACGATCTCGCCGCCGCGCTTGCCCGGCCCCGGTCCCATGTCGATGACGTTGTCCGCCCGACGCATCGTCTCCTCGTCGTGTTCGACGACGATGAGCGTGTTGCCGAGGTCGCGCAGCCCTTCCAGCGTGTTGAGCAGGCGGTCGTTGTCCCGCTGGTGGAGGCCAATCGACGGTTCGTCGAGGACGTAGAGGACGCCGACGAGCCCCGAGCCGACCTGCGTGGCGAGCCGGATTCGCTGGCTCTCGCCGCCCGAGAGCGTCGAGGCCTCGCGGTCGAGCGTCAGGTATTCGAGACCGACCTCGGTCATGAAGCCGAGGCGGGCGCGAATCTCCTTCAGAATCTCCTCGGTGATGGTCCGCTCACGTTCAGTGAGGTCCGCTTCCATCGACTCGAAGTGTTCGAGCGCGTCACCGATGCTGAGGCGGTTGACCTCGGTGATGGCCGTGCCGTCGACGAGCACCGACCGCGACTGCGGCTTGAGGCGCGTGCCGTCACAGGCCGGACAGGTCGTTACGGCCATGTAGTCCTCGATGTGCTCGCGGGTGCCCTTCGACTCCGTCTCGACGTAGCGGCGTTCGAGGTTCGGGATGACGCCCTCGAAGCGCTTCTCCTTGCGGCGGGTGCCGTTCTTCGTCTGTCGCTGGAAGACGACCTGTCGGTCCGTGCCGTAGAGGAACTGTCGCTGGACGTCGTCGTCGATGTCTTCCCACGCGGTGTCGACGCTGACACCGAAGTGCTCGGCGACGGAGTCGATGCGGGTCCGGTAGTACGACCGCTTGTAGCTCCACGGTTCGAAGACGTGCTTCAGCGGCTGGGAGGGGTCCGTGACGACGAGGTCCTCGTCGACCTCCTTCGCCTCGCCGATGCCCTCACACTCGGGACAGGCACCGTGCGGCGAGTTGAACGAGAACGAGCGCGTCTCGATCTCGGAGAAGTCGATACCACAGTGGGTGCAGGCGAGTTCCTCGGAGAACTCGACGACGAGTCTGTCCTCGCCGTCTGCGCCCGCGAGGTCACCCGTCGCGCGGGCGGTCGAGCCACCGAGTGCATCGGCGGCCTCTTCGCTCGCGTCGGGGACGATGACCTTCAGAATCCCGCCGGCGCGGTCGAGTGCTGTCTCCACGCTGTCAGTGATGCGCGAGCGGGCCTCCTCGTCGACGCTGATGCGGTCGACGATGACGTCGATAGTGTGGTCGTAGTTCTCGTCGAGTTCGGGCCGATCGAGAGTGAGGTCGTACTGCTCGCCGTCGACCTCGACGCGCGAGTAGCCGTCGGAGACGAGGTCGTCGAAGAGGTCCTCGAACGCACCCTTCTGGTCGCGGACGACGGGTGCGGCGAGCTTCGCCTTCGTCCCCTCGGGGAGCTTGAAGACGCGCCGCACCATCTGCTGGGCACTCTGCTCGCCGACCTCGCGACCGCACTCCGGACAGTGCGGCGTGCCGACGCGGGCGTAGAGCAGTCGGAGATAGTCGTGGAGTTCCGTGACCGTCCCGACCGTCGAGCGGGGGTTGTTGGCGGCGTTCTTCTGGTCGATGGAGATGGCGGGCGACAGTCCCTCCACCGACTCGACCTGTGGCTTGTCCATCTGGCCGAGGAAGTTGCGGGCGTAGGCACTCAGTGACTCGATGTAGCGGCGCTGTCCCTCGGCGTAGATGGTCTCGAACGCGAGCGACGACTTACCCGACCCCGACAGGCCGGTCACGACCGTGAACTGCTCGCGCGGGATGGAGACGTCGAGGTCCTTGAGGTTGTGTTCCTCCGCACCTCGAACCTCGATAAAGTCCTTGCTCATCTGGAAGTCAGGTAAGGAGAGGAACCCTGAATACCCGTCGGTTCGCGAAGGTGGTGACTCGCCGAGCGTTGGGTACAGCGATAGAAGCGAGGACGGAGAAGCGCGTCGAACTCCTAAGAGAGACGGCGGCCTCAGCTGAGCTTCTGTCGCGAGATGTTGACGCCGGTCGGCGTCACGATGAGCTGGTCGTCGCCCTTCTGGACGATGTCGCCGTCGACCTCGCGGGCGACCTGCTGGAGTTCGTCGATGATGTGTTCGACCGTGCGGTCCTGCGTCCGCAGCCGCGTGATGTCCGCGATGACGAAGTCACCGTCGTAGACGGCGTCCTTGATGGCGACGACGTCCTGCTGTCCGCTGATCTCGGCGATATGAACCGTCATCCCCGCCTCACCCCGAGCGGTGTCGAAGTCGTCGAGGTCCAGTTCGACGTAGTCCTCGGTAGAGTGTGTCGCGCCCCCACCGATGAGCCTGTTCATAATTCCCATGAGATGTACAATCGTCGTCGGGCCATTAGTTCTTACGTCAGACGGTAGGCTGACAGCGACCGTCGCCGCCGACGCACGGAACGTATCGGTACGATGATGGCATCGTTCGTGTCTGTTTACGAACTCGCGACAGGCGGCCGATGTCACTCGAAAACGACAGAACAGAGCTAGCAGCTGGTAATTCTGGAAAAAACGACTTTTTACAACGAGATACGGTAAACTAAAAAAGACCGTCTCGATACACCAGAGTGTAGGGCTATGACACACCACCAGCTTTCGAGGAGATCTCTCCTCTCCGGGCTTTCACTGGGCACCGTCGGGCTGCTCGCGTCGGGGTCGGCCGCCGCGCGCAGGACCGGCCGGTTCATCGTCGGCACGCGGTCGGCCGCCGCCGAGCGAGCCGCCAAATCACGGGCAAACGCCGTCCACCGCGAACTGGACTTCGCCGAACACGGCCGGGCAGTCGTCGTCGAGTTGCCCGAGCAGGCCGTCGAGGCCATCTCGCAGCGCGCTGACGTCGACTACGTCGAGCGCGACGGCGTCGCACAGGCCGTCGACACGGTCCCGTGGGGCGTCGACCGCATCGACGCCGACGCCGCACAGGCAGCGGGCAACTCGGGCGCGGGCGCACACGTCGTTATCCTCGACACGGGCATCGACGCGGACCATCCGGACCTCGTCGGCAACTTCGGCGAGGGCTACAACTTCGTCGCCAACTCGGCCGACTGGAACGACGACAACGGCCACGGGACACACTGCGCTGGCACGGCCAGCGCGCCGGACAACGGCGAGGGCGTCGTCGGCGTCAGCACCGACGCGGCGCTCCACGCCGCGAAGGTCCTCGACTCGGGCGGCTGGGGCTACTACTCCGACATGGCTGCCGCGCTGGAGTGGGTCGCCAACAAGGCTCAGAGCGAGTGGGGCAGTGCCGTCGCCAGCATGAGTCTCGGCGGCAGTTCCTCCTCGTCGACGCTCGCCAACGCCTGTCAGTACGCTTACGACCGGGACGTCCTCGTCGTCGCCGCCGCGGGCAACGACGGCGCGAGCGAGGCGCTCTATCCGGCCCAGTACGACTCGGTCGTCGCCGTCAGTGCGACGAACTCCGCGGACGATCTCGCGTACTTTTCGAACACCGGGCCGTCTATCGAACTCGCGGCACCGGGGGTCTCCATCACCTCGACCACCTACGACGGCGGCTACGGCGCGAAGTCGGGCACGTCGATGGCAGCACCACACGTCTCCGGCGCGGCCGCCCAACTGCTCGCTGCGGGCTACTCCAACACCGACGCCCGCCAGCGACTCCGCGACACCGCCGAAGATATCGGTCTCTCCAGCGAGGCGCAGGGCTACGGGCTCGTCGACGTCGAGGCCGCGCTCGCAGATTCGGGTGGCAGCGACCCCGACCCGTCCGTCGCCGTCTCGACCGGCAGCGCGACGGACGTGACCGAGACGACCGCAGTTCTCAACGGGACGCTCTCGGACCTCGGTGGGGCGTCTTCGGCCGACGTCCAGTTCGAGTACGGGCCGATCGGCGGAAGTCTCACGAACACGACGGCCATCCAGACCCTGTCCTCGGTCGGGTCGTTCAGTGCCTCCGTCTCCGGTCTCGACGCCGGCACGAGCTACGAGTTCCGGGCGGTCGCCGACGCCAGCGACGGCGACAGCGACACGGGGAGTCTCGCCTCGTTCAGCACGACGAGTGCCGACACGACTGTCGTCGTCGCCACCGACGGCGCGACGAACGTCGGCACGTCGTCGGCGACGTTCAACGGAACGCTCTCGGACCTCGGTGGCGCGGCCTCCGCGGACGTGCAGTTCGAGTACGGACCCGCGGGCGGCGACCTGTCGAACACGACGGCTGTCCAGACGCTCGACGCGACCGGCTCCGTCAGCGAGTCCGTCTCGGGTCTCGACTCGGGCACGGACTACGAGTTCCGCGCCGTCGCAACCGCGAGTGACGGCGACACCGACGCAGGCACCACAGACGCCTTCACCACGCAGACGGCGGACACCTCCGTCGTCGTCGCGACGGATGGAGAATCGTCGGTCGGCACGTCGTCGGCGACGCTGAACGGGACGCTCTCGGACCTCGGTGGCGCGGCCTCCGCCGATGTCCAGTTCGAGTACGGCCCGCTCGGTGGCAGTCTCTCGAACACGACGGCCGTCCAGACCCTGTCGTCGACCGGCTCGTTCAGTGCCTCCGTTTCGGGTCTCGACTCGGGCAGTGACTACGAGTTCCGGGCGGTCGCCACCGCGAGTGACGGCGACACCGACGCGGGGTCCCGAGACGCCTTCACCACCGACGCCGACAGCGGCGGCGACACCGCACCGAGCGTCGACCGGTTTAGCGTCTCCGACAAGAGCAACCCGAAGTGGGCGCGCAAGCGCGTCTCGTGGTCCGTCTCCGACGCCGACGGCGACCTCGCGCAGGTCGAAGTCGCACTGGTCGACGGCAGCGGTCGCGCCGTCGCCAGCGAGACGACGAGCGTGAGCGGGTCGTCGGCCTCGGGCCGCAGCGACGTCCGCACGAAGGGCTCGGGCAGTTACAGCGTCACGCTCACCGTGACCGACGCCGCGGGCAACAGCACGTCGCAGACGCAGTAAGCGCCAATCGAGGACAGTCGAGAGTCCGGGCTTTTTCTCCTCGGTACGCCTGGCTCCGAGCATGACCTTCAGCATCTGCGTTCGCGAGGAGTACACCGTCAGCGGCGACGGTGAGGACGGCGTCGAGGGCGTCGAGGGCGTCGACAGCGACGACGACAGCGAGAACGAACACGTCCGCTTCGGCGTCGCCGTCACCACCCGTCTGCCCGGTGTGGGAGCGATCTGTCCCTACGCCAGCGAACACGGAGCCATCGCCACCCAGAGCTTCACCAACCCTGAGTTGGGCCGGAAGGGGCTGGAGTATCTCGCTGACGGACTCGCCGTCGACGACGCGCTGCGGGGGCTCCTGAACGCCGACGACGAGCGCGAGAAACGGCAGGTCCACGGCGTCTCTCGGGACGCGATTTTCGCCTTCTCCGGCGACGAATGTCACGACTGGTACGGCCACCACGAGGGCGACGCTGTCACTGTCGCGGGCAACCTCCTCGCGGGTGAGGCCGTCGTCGACGCGACCGTCCGATCCTACGAGAAGAGCGACCGCGACGAACCGCTGGCGAAGCGGCTCATCGACGCGCTGGCGGCGGGCGACGCAGAGGGTGGCGACGCCCGCGAGGACCTCCCGGTCCAGAGTGCCGCGCTCGTCGTCGCCTCGACCGAAGAGCAGGAGTTCGAGCCGTACTACAACGACCTGCGGGTCGACGCGACGGAGACACCGATGCGGGACCTGCGGGAGACGTTCCACGAGGCCGAGCGCGGCTACGAGTTGGCACTGGAGAAGTACGGCGTGGCGGACGATATGGACGAAGAATAGAAGAACTCAGACGCTGAACTCGTAGAGTTCGTCGCCGACGTGGTGGACCGACTCGACGACCTTTCCGGAGTCGCCGACCATGTCGCTGCCCTCGACCAGCGCGCGGCCGATGGCGAGTACTTTACCGTGGGTCTCCTCCTGGATGGCGACGAGGTCGTCGGGTTC includes these proteins:
- a CDS encoding cell division protein SepF codes for the protein MGIMNRLIGGGATHSTEDYVELDLDDFDTARGEAGMTVHIAEISGQQDVVAIKDAVYDGDFVIADITRLRTQDRTVEHIIDELQQVAREVDGDIVQKGDDQLIVTPTGVNISRQKLS
- a CDS encoding S8 family serine peptidase, with the translated sequence MTHHQLSRRSLLSGLSLGTVGLLASGSAAARRTGRFIVGTRSAAAERAAKSRANAVHRELDFAEHGRAVVVELPEQAVEAISQRADVDYVERDGVAQAVDTVPWGVDRIDADAAQAAGNSGAGAHVVILDTGIDADHPDLVGNFGEGYNFVANSADWNDDNGHGTHCAGTASAPDNGEGVVGVSTDAALHAAKVLDSGGWGYYSDMAAALEWVANKAQSEWGSAVASMSLGGSSSSSTLANACQYAYDRDVLVVAAAGNDGASEALYPAQYDSVVAVSATNSADDLAYFSNTGPSIELAAPGVSITSTTYDGGYGAKSGTSMAAPHVSGAAAQLLAAGYSNTDARQRLRDTAEDIGLSSEAQGYGLVDVEAALADSGGSDPDPSVAVSTGSATDVTETTAVLNGTLSDLGGASSADVQFEYGPIGGSLTNTTAIQTLSSVGSFSASVSGLDAGTSYEFRAVADASDGDSDTGSLASFSTTSADTTVVVATDGATNVGTSSATFNGTLSDLGGAASADVQFEYGPAGGDLSNTTAVQTLDATGSVSESVSGLDSGTDYEFRAVATASDGDTDAGTTDAFTTQTADTSVVVATDGESSVGTSSATLNGTLSDLGGAASADVQFEYGPLGGSLSNTTAVQTLSSTGSFSASVSGLDSGSDYEFRAVATASDGDTDAGSRDAFTTDADSGGDTAPSVDRFSVSDKSNPKWARKRVSWSVSDADGDLAQVEVALVDGSGRAVASETTSVSGSSASGRSDVRTKGSGSYSVTLTVTDAAGNSTSQTQ
- a CDS encoding DUF1028 domain-containing protein codes for the protein MTFSICVREEYTVSGDGEDGVEGVEGVDSDDDSENEHVRFGVAVTTRLPGVGAICPYASEHGAIATQSFTNPELGRKGLEYLADGLAVDDALRGLLNADDEREKRQVHGVSRDAIFAFSGDECHDWYGHHEGDAVTVAGNLLAGEAVVDATVRSYEKSDRDEPLAKRLIDALAAGDAEGGDAREDLPVQSAALVVASTEEQEFEPYYNDLRVDATETPMRDLRETFHEAERGYELALEKYGVADDMDEE